In Mercurialis annua linkage group LG5, ddMerAnnu1.2, whole genome shotgun sequence, a single genomic region encodes these proteins:
- the LOC126682201 gene encoding B2 protein, with product MDSMHSYWQLGDELRGQSRVAEEHKWIMAASKLAEQTRIKGERMNNLDLSKGLGDIRPRDKLGYQEDNKFENLNFNMLNLESKIAESVSKSSFRNGVYNMNAVYPKNNINNIGNLMGSKYSGNNQNSKELNSTITNNNNSIIIENNANSVVEKRFKTLPATETLPRNEVLGGYIFVCNNDTMQEDLKRQLFGLPPRYRDSVRAITPGLPLFLYNYTTHQLHGIFEAASFGGSNIDPTAWEDKKCKGESRFPAQVRIRIRKLCKALEEDSFRPVLHHYDGPKFRLELSVPETLDLLDLCEQAGSSA from the exons ATGGACAGCATGCATAGCTATTGGCAACTCGGTGATGAGCTTCGAGGCCAATCAAGAGTTGCAGAGGAGCACAAGTGGATAATGGCTGCATCTAAGTTAGCTGAACAAACAAGGATTAAGGGTGAACGCATGAATAATCTTGATCTTTCAAAGGGTCTGGGAGACATAAGGCCAAGGGACAAACTTGGGTATCAGGAagataataaatttgaaaacctCAACTTTAATATGTTGAACTTGGAATCTAAGATAGCAGAAAGTGTGAGCAAAAGTTCTTTCAGGAATGGAGTTTACAATATGAATGCAGTTTACccaaaaaataacataaacaataTTGGAAATTTGATGGGTAGCAAGTATAGTGGCAACAATCAAAATAGCAAAGAGCTTAACAGCACCATCACCAACAATAATAACAGCATCATTATTGAGAACAATGCTAATAGTGTAGTCGAGAAAAGGTTCAAGACTTTGCCTGCAACAGAGACACTTCCACGGAATGAGGTTCTTGGAGGATACATCTTTGTTTGTAATAATGATACTATGCAGGAAGACTTAAAGCGCCAGCTATTTG GTTTACCACCGAGATATAGGGATTCTGTTCGGGCAATAACTCCAGGGCTGCCACTATTTCTCTATAACTACACTACTCATCAGTTGCATGGTATATTTGAG GCAGCAAGTTTTGGGGGTTCTAACATTGATCCAACTGCTTGGGAAGACAAAAAATGTAAAGGCGAATCAAGATTTCCTGCTCAG GTGAGGATTCGTATTAGAAAACTTTGCAAGGCATTGGAGGAGGATTCTTTTAGGCCAGTATTGCATCACTATGATGGCCCCAAGTTTCGTCTTGAACTCTCAGTTCCTGAG ACCCTGGATCTCTTAGACCTTTGTGAACAAGCGGGATCTTCAGCTTGA
- the LOC126682202 gene encoding transcription and mRNA export factor ENY2, translating into MRNSVNRPPTPDVAEDGGKEPTLQEIISIKLIESGEKERLMELLRERLIDCGWKDEMKALCRAFVKKKGRNNVTVDDLIHVITPRGRASIPDSVKAELLQRIRAFLVQAAV; encoded by the exons AT gAGAAACTCGGTGAATAGGCCTCCGACACCAGATGTAGCAGAAGATGGAGGGAAAGAGCCTACGCTTCAAGAAATTATCAGTATTAAG TTAATTGAGAGTGGGGAAAAGGAGAGATTGATGGAGCTTTTAAGGGAAAGATTAATAGACTGTGGATGGAAAGACGAAATGAAAGCTCTCTGcag GGcatttgtaaagaagaaaggaAGAAACAATGTTACTGTGGATGACCTTATACACGTAATTACCCCTAGGGGCAGAG CCTCAATTCCTGATTCCGTAAAGGCTGAGCTGTTGCAAAGAATTCGTGCATTTCTTGTTCAAGCTGCTGTCTAA